One genomic window of Kosmotoga olearia TBF 19.5.1 includes the following:
- a CDS encoding prepilin peptidase yields MAVVSFIFGLVFGSFFNVVIYRLPRKEYTINRPARSFCPSCGHELVWKDNIPLLSYIVLRGRCRYCGTRIPIRYPVVEAITAVSFTINALIFPVPQALALDLVAAGLIISSFIDLEHYLIPDTGIILIGIGAVLFSYYQGRFPEILIHAALVTGAMVAFFLIANAVKKDSFGFGDVELIGALSLASGLLGSLYTVLFSSIAALLTYLVIIGVKGEKFEGTKQIPFGPFIAIGGYTAILLLDELRLLYGLVG; encoded by the coding sequence ATGGCTGTAGTTTCCTTCATCTTTGGTCTGGTTTTTGGAAGCTTTTTTAATGTGGTAATTTATCGATTGCCGAGGAAAGAATACACCATAAATAGACCTGCACGGAGTTTTTGTCCTTCGTGCGGCCATGAGCTGGTGTGGAAGGACAATATACCATTATTGAGTTATATTGTTCTTAGAGGAAGGTGCAGGTATTGCGGAACCAGAATACCGATAAGATATCCAGTAGTAGAAGCTATTACAGCGGTTTCTTTTACAATCAACGCGCTTATATTTCCTGTTCCGCAGGCGCTGGCCCTTGATCTGGTTGCGGCGGGATTGATTATTTCGAGCTTTATCGATCTGGAACATTACTTGATACCCGATACGGGAATAATCCTTATCGGGATTGGTGCGGTTCTCTTTTCCTATTATCAGGGGAGATTTCCAGAAATTTTGATTCATGCTGCCCTTGTGACTGGGGCAATGGTCGCGTTTTTCTTGATTGCCAACGCCGTGAAGAAAGATTCCTTTGGTTTTGGTGATGTTGAACTTATAGGTGCACTTTCCCTGGCAAGTGGTTTACTTGGGTCCTTATATACGGTTCTTTTTTCTTCGATAGCTGCTCTTCTGACGTATCTGGTGATTATTGGGGTGAAAGGTGAAAAATTTGAAGGAACGAAGCAGATTCCTTTTGGCCCGTTTATAGCTATCGGTGGGTATACCGCTATTCTTCTTCTTGATGAACTCAGGCTTCTTTATGGATTGGTGGGGTAG
- a CDS encoding helix-turn-helix domain-containing protein: MNRRFLTVTKILFSFGGFGRPFFTYVVEKELSTPSNDEDRVWRSFFVALKLEGERKYEEALAMINKALKKCLVPSLRYALLTRKLSLLLKSGRYKEGRPIYISLRKNLHKITPEIRYTLTINALLLYCSKVEGPYTSCLGKLKLNNMEENALSFTLLNVGRELVKKGKTREGIKKFIESFKMAEKSKHPAGMILALNAIAWYSREEHPVLGLKVAEKAAYLAGYFTDRPWNFYVLHTLFTLLSKTRKRCLVPLSRTIVGLITRLPEWEKERSKLVIEKARKIYSLFSSTGNSKYEVSHELREYLDKYIRNISKVSRLTGIDRKNISRIIHGKTRTIKGETLRKIIAGLNLHVDPMSAPGPIVSEWVKIRIDEQSRIYLSKLYNLNPLERKKEVFTAYSCFAGRRDLFRNLTRKGSIDRLFTLLDDPENLEKELDSKFIWSYFLYACNTLSDYEKARKALAMLFINHFPPKKTKKFLNSYFSTDETTRELVDEFIRNYIRYNRKWGIRLENQSYSELAKRLGLKAQSMVIAMYCFDKRSRRKVVENFLENLTTKIDT, encoded by the coding sequence ATGAATCGAAGATTTTTGACGGTTACAAAAATTCTTTTTTCCTTTGGCGGATTCGGCAGGCCATTTTTCACCTACGTGGTTGAAAAGGAACTTTCCACCCCGTCCAACGATGAGGACAGGGTATGGAGAAGTTTTTTTGTTGCCTTGAAACTTGAAGGAGAGAGAAAATACGAAGAAGCATTGGCGATGATCAACAAAGCATTAAAAAAATGTTTGGTTCCTTCCTTGCGATACGCCTTACTGACTCGAAAATTGTCCCTTCTTCTAAAATCAGGAAGATACAAGGAAGGAAGACCGATCTATATATCGTTACGGAAAAACCTCCATAAAATCACCCCTGAGATACGTTACACGCTGACGATAAATGCTTTGCTTTTATACTGTTCAAAAGTTGAAGGACCTTATACTAGTTGTCTTGGAAAATTAAAGCTCAACAATATGGAAGAAAATGCTTTGAGTTTTACTCTGCTCAATGTGGGAAGAGAACTTGTGAAGAAAGGAAAAACTCGCGAAGGTATCAAGAAATTTATTGAGAGTTTCAAAATGGCTGAGAAATCCAAACATCCCGCTGGAATGATTCTCGCTCTTAATGCCATTGCATGGTATTCCAGGGAAGAACACCCTGTACTTGGACTTAAAGTTGCAGAAAAAGCCGCCTATCTTGCTGGATACTTTACGGATAGACCGTGGAATTTTTACGTCCTACACACCCTTTTTACTCTGCTTAGCAAAACAAGAAAAAGATGTCTTGTTCCGCTGTCCCGAACAATTGTTGGTCTTATAACACGACTGCCGGAATGGGAAAAAGAAAGATCGAAACTGGTAATTGAAAAGGCCCGAAAGATTTATTCTCTGTTCTCTTCCACCGGTAATTCAAAATACGAAGTATCACATGAATTAAGGGAATATCTGGATAAATACATTAGAAATATCTCAAAAGTTTCCAGATTGACCGGGATCGATCGGAAAAATATTTCAAGGATAATTCACGGAAAAACGAGAACAATAAAAGGAGAAACTCTTAGAAAGATTATTGCCGGGCTGAATCTTCATGTTGATCCCATGTCAGCTCCCGGGCCGATAGTTAGCGAATGGGTGAAAATAAGAATAGACGAACAAAGCAGAATCTATCTTTCAAAACTCTATAACTTAAACCCATTAGAAAGAAAAAAAGAAGTGTTTACCGCTTACAGTTGCTTTGCTGGAAGAAGAGATTTATTTCGGAATTTAACAAGAAAAGGTTCCATAGATAGATTGTTTACACTACTGGATGATCCAGAAAATCTGGAAAAGGAGTTGGACTCAAAATTCATCTGGTCGTACTTCCTTTACGCTTGCAATACCCTTTCAGATTACGAGAAAGCAAGAAAAGCCTTGGCGATGTTATTCATTAATCATTTTCCACCAAAAAAGACAAAAAAATTCCTCAACAGTTATTTTTCCACAGACGAAACCACAAGAGAACTCGTAGATGAATTTATCAGGAATTATATCAGATACAACCGGAAGTGGGGTATAAGACTGGAAAATCAGAGCTATTCTGAATTGGCAAAAAGGCTCGGTCTCAAGGCCCAGTCAATGGTTATCGCAATGTATTGCTTTGACAAAAGATCCCGGAGAAAGGTAGTAGAAAACTTCCTTGAAAATCTAACCACTAAAATCGACACTTAA
- a CDS encoding tetratricopeptide repeat protein produces the protein MEVIRITHKGKSFDIDELTPFAIAILDLVYDGDLKVAKEDLKGTTLEARLKVIEELSEEFPVLEPTVYAPIEYQEFKLYLEEAKLDLSTFKNGTFSGFRDKVMALADKSEYGEAQAFLQMLYDAGLDQAAMAEMKGTLYIEEGKIDEGIKWLEEAIEKNPALVSAYSALGQAYFNMGKYEEAAQYWEKELILVPGRVVTYFMLADAYSLSGQNDKAINVLKTLISNDPNNLLARYQLIELYREIGEEEEAKKLKMEILNAIPTHTNDIEIWARVQFEHGNYDRVKEIIEKFVETSPDMQHLKLLLVIPYAKTGDTQKACRLLKEFKNNEMWYYYGKKELFDEFLTNDERKACGIL, from the coding sequence ATGGAAGTAATCAGAATTACCCATAAAGGAAAGAGTTTTGACATAGATGAATTGACTCCTTTCGCAATAGCGATATTGGATCTCGTTTACGATGGTGATCTAAAGGTTGCAAAGGAAGATTTGAAAGGGACAACCCTTGAGGCTCGTTTGAAGGTTATAGAGGAATTGAGTGAGGAATTTCCCGTTCTTGAGCCCACGGTTTATGCTCCCATCGAATATCAGGAATTCAAGCTGTATCTAGAAGAGGCGAAACTGGATCTTTCAACTTTTAAGAACGGGACCTTTAGTGGATTTCGCGACAAGGTAATGGCACTTGCGGATAAAAGCGAATATGGCGAGGCACAGGCTTTTCTGCAAATGCTATACGATGCAGGACTCGATCAGGCAGCTATGGCTGAGATGAAAGGAACGCTTTACATCGAAGAAGGAAAGATTGATGAGGGAATAAAATGGCTAGAAGAAGCAATAGAGAAGAATCCCGCCCTTGTTTCTGCCTATTCTGCCCTTGGCCAGGCTTACTTCAATATGGGGAAGTATGAAGAAGCAGCTCAATACTGGGAGAAGGAGCTGATTCTTGTTCCTGGCAGAGTGGTTACCTATTTTATGCTTGCGGACGCATATTCGCTTTCAGGCCAGAATGATAAGGCAATAAATGTTTTAAAGACGCTTATTAGCAACGATCCAAACAATCTGCTGGCAAGGTATCAATTGATAGAACTTTACAGAGAAATCGGCGAGGAAGAAGAGGCGAAGAAACTCAAAATGGAGATATTGAATGCGATACCTACCCATACAAATGATATAGAGATTTGGGCCCGGGTGCAGTTTGAGCACGGTAATTATGATAGAGTAAAAGAGATTATTGAAAAGTTTGTTGAGACGTCTCCTGACATGCAGCATCTCAAACTCCTGCTGGTTATTCCCTATGCGAAAACCGGAGACACACAAAAGGCTTGCAGATTGTTGAAAGAATTCAAAAACAACGAGATGTGGTACTATTACGGTAAGAAGGAGCTTTTTGATGAATTCCTGACAAACGATGAGAGAAAGGCTTGTGGAATCCTTTGA
- a CDS encoding transporter substrate-binding domain-containing protein, with amino-acid sequence MNFFSLLLFSSFFSLVALGAVTERVLVVGVENPPYSFYDKSGEPQGISVDMWKLWSEKMGIEVEYIIMDDEQAERMVKLGTADITDGLLRSEENEKYFDFSQPYLKETVNIYYHKMLSGIGSPRDLSGFTVAVVRSEPFSNDLPKENINIQYYDSCEEVIKAVVEGKVKIFIMNDISASYYLIKYGIEDEFKKTSPSFLQNLYAAVKKGKKELLETVNKGLKQITLGERREIIEKWNGVVPFNRELKKYYWLAGILALVFFHMVVLKMIYSYFEKNSLEFRMLWRR; translated from the coding sequence ATGAATTTTTTTAGCCTGCTGTTGTTCTCAAGCTTTTTCAGTTTAGTTGCTTTGGGAGCAGTAACTGAGAGAGTTTTGGTGGTTGGTGTTGAGAATCCACCGTATTCTTTTTATGATAAATCAGGAGAACCCCAAGGAATTAGCGTAGATATGTGGAAGCTTTGGTCTGAAAAAATGGGGATAGAAGTTGAATACATAATTATGGATGATGAGCAAGCAGAACGTATGGTGAAATTAGGGACAGCTGATATCACAGATGGTCTTCTTCGTTCTGAGGAAAATGAAAAGTACTTCGACTTTTCACAACCCTATTTGAAGGAAACGGTTAACATCTACTATCATAAAATGTTATCAGGGATAGGTTCTCCAAGGGATCTTTCTGGTTTTACAGTAGCTGTTGTTAGAAGTGAGCCTTTTTCAAATGATTTGCCCAAAGAAAACATAAATATCCAATATTATGATTCCTGCGAAGAGGTAATAAAAGCCGTTGTGGAAGGAAAGGTGAAGATATTCATAATGAACGATATTTCAGCAAGTTATTATTTGATAAAGTACGGTATAGAAGATGAATTCAAGAAGACCTCACCTTCCTTTTTGCAAAATTTGTATGCTGCCGTAAAAAAGGGAAAAAAAGAGCTACTCGAAACGGTTAATAAAGGCTTGAAGCAGATAACACTTGGTGAGAGAAGGGAAATAATAGAAAAGTGGAACGGTGTAGTACCATTCAATAGAGAATTGAAAAAGTATTACTGGTTAGCGGGAATTTTGGCACTTGTCTTTTTTCATATGGTAGTCTTGAAAATGATATACAGTTATTTTGAAAAAAACTCTTTAGAATTCAGAATGCTCTGGAGAAGATGA